A stretch of the Photobacterium sp. CCB-ST2H9 genome encodes the following:
- a CDS encoding phage tail protein, whose translation MSEAFYGEIMMMPYNYAPRYWAVCYGQKMSTVQNQALFSVIQNIFGPWDPNYFYLPDLRGRVPMGAGRGPGLTPYQIGNVIGSDQVSLTDQQIPPHTHQLSGTFKPGSTDVAQGAVPGLLTDSITVENRYSTGDVDTKLNLGSLDMAGQSLPHENMQPYLAINFCICIDGVYPVRS comes from the coding sequence ATGAGTGAAGCATTTTACGGCGAAATCATGATGATGCCTTACAACTATGCGCCTCGTTACTGGGCCGTCTGTTACGGGCAGAAAATGAGCACTGTACAGAACCAGGCTTTGTTCTCCGTGATTCAGAATATTTTTGGTCCATGGGACCCGAACTATTTTTATCTGCCGGATCTCAGGGGCAGGGTACCTATGGGGGCAGGCCGGGGACCGGGGTTAACCCCATATCAGATTGGTAATGTCATCGGGAGTGATCAGGTTTCATTGACCGATCAACAGATCCCGCCTCACACCCATCAGTTGTCGGGTACCTTTAAACCAGGTTCTACAGATGTTGCACAGGGAGCCGTACCGGGTCTGTTGACGGATAGCATCACGGTTGAAAACCGATACAGTACAGGCGATGTTGATACCAAACTGAATCTTGGCAGTCTGGATATGGCGGGTCAGAGCCTTCCGCATGAAAATATGCAGCCGTATCTGGCCATTAACTTTTGCATCTGTATTGACGGGGTTTATCCGGTCCGTTCATGA
- a CDS encoding GNAT family N-acetyltransferase produces MNIELQLATEHHLDGFFAYLDRHLRENGIGSTPFFQPLSAEASKLTPELEQRFRLAVPREIDELGWRKLFIATEGDAVIGHIDIRPYPDRHTEHRVLLGMGVDAAVRGQGLGTQLIAFLIDWVRTHTAIEYIDLWFLSENHAAKALYRKCGFIKCGEIEDKFRIDGKSHAYTMMSLTVNRNFNAA; encoded by the coding sequence GTGAATATAGAACTTCAATTAGCGACAGAACATCACCTGGATGGGTTCTTTGCTTATTTAGATAGACACCTTCGGGAAAATGGAATCGGTTCGACACCATTCTTTCAGCCGTTATCTGCCGAAGCGTCGAAATTGACGCCAGAGCTGGAGCAGCGTTTCAGGTTGGCAGTGCCTCGTGAGATTGATGAGCTTGGCTGGCGGAAGCTGTTTATCGCAACAGAGGGTGATGCAGTGATCGGTCATATTGATATCAGGCCGTATCCTGACCGCCATACTGAGCATCGGGTGTTGCTGGGGATGGGGGTTGACGCTGCTGTCAGAGGACAAGGTTTAGGAACCCAGCTCATTGCTTTTCTCATCGACTGGGTCCGAACCCATACGGCCATTGAATATATCGATCTTTGGTTTCTTTCTGAAAATCATGCAGCGAAAGCGCTTTACCGAAAGTGTGGCTTTATCAAGTGTGGCGAAATTGAAGATAAGTTCCGAATCGATGGAAAATCACATGCTTACACCATGATGTCCCTGACGGTGAACCGAAATTTTAATGCCGCGTGA
- a CDS encoding GNAT family N-acetyltransferase has protein sequence MSIRIADLSDAKAISELIQPALRQHVLPTVAPQVHEMLLNTMSAQSITNYLNQGYRYHVAEQVSGEIIGVVGMKENSHLYHLFVRDDHHGKGLSRQLWETAKNACLQHGNPGQFTVNSALNAERVYQAFGFQRVDGIRDRDGMLDVPMVLNLSVG, from the coding sequence ATGAGTATTCGTATCGCAGATTTGTCTGATGCGAAGGCCATCAGCGAACTGATTCAACCCGCATTACGACAGCATGTTTTGCCAACCGTCGCCCCTCAAGTCCATGAGATGTTGCTGAACACGATGTCGGCGCAAAGTATTACGAATTATCTGAATCAGGGGTATCGTTATCATGTCGCTGAACAGGTGTCGGGTGAGATCATTGGTGTGGTTGGCATGAAGGAAAACAGCCATCTGTATCATTTGTTTGTGCGTGATGATCATCATGGTAAAGGGCTTTCACGCCAGCTCTGGGAAACAGCGAAAAATGCATGCCTGCAGCATGGAAATCCGGGGCAGTTTACAGTGAATTCCGCATTGAATGCTGAACGTGTCTATCAGGCATTCGGTTTTCAACGTGTCGACGGCATCCGTGATCGGGACGGCATGCTGGATGTGCCAATGGTGCTGAATCTCAGTGTTGGATGA
- a CDS encoding DUF4260 domain-containing protein, protein MSNNLSQKSFINHGHTILRLFNRTGRWEMSSATGNVRTLLRMEGLCLFVISLLVYAHFNMSWSTFAWFIFAPDLALFAYLFHSKLGAIAYNLTHSLVGALTMIAVGYLNASDLLIQAGLIWCAHIGFDRALGYGLKYASGFHYTHLGQIGKRPITAQENQL, encoded by the coding sequence ATGTCGAACAACTTATCGCAGAAAAGTTTCATCAATCACGGTCATACTATACTTCGCCTTTTCAATCGCACAGGAAGATGGGAAATGTCATCAGCAACCGGAAATGTTCGCACATTGCTTCGAATGGAAGGATTGTGCCTTTTTGTCATCTCATTACTTGTTTATGCGCACTTTAACATGTCGTGGTCGACATTTGCCTGGTTCATCTTTGCACCAGATCTTGCCTTGTTCGCTTACCTTTTTCATTCGAAGCTGGGCGCAATTGCTTACAATCTGACTCATTCGCTGGTCGGTGCATTGACCATGATTGCCGTTGGTTATTTGAATGCATCGGATCTGTTGATTCAGGCTGGATTAATCTGGTGCGCGCATATTGGTTTTGATCGTGCGCTGGGTTATGGCCTGAAATATGCGTCGGGCTTTCATTACACACATTTGGGACAAATCGGAAAGCGTCCGATCACAGCGCAGGAGAACCAGCTCTGA
- a CDS encoding S8 family serine peptidase: protein MRTISIYWLIVLFAIFVAGQAEARKIWPASLTVQYQGQPVRLSFEKLQQDEPVYSHPAMGNAGLRLSHRVLFRHDKSLNFNQLDALKDRRVARVFELESAYWSVVLTQGAADSLSLVESLRHADGVTLAEPDFLQVRLHRNREPVFSPSVQAKAVRTQLSLTHWPAQAGAGMRVAVIDAAFSLSDPTLQPMLVLFHYDVDHRRELPLNAKALAAFQFDTLHGDGDLAMIWSRHPDFTGLAPDASAILLRRDKNWTSDILIALQLAFLKDADLIQAAWTLPFTQQALTDALLMLKAQGRHGKGLVVVAAAGNQSQNLDASFALAAQPQVLAVNAVSAGTQWPATGRNLATAVEVPYQVYSSATQTYSLAYSNTSAATAATTGVLAAVLSVQPALTAAQLHYLVCQFSQPVLDAQSLMQHVQRTQNQNVRL, encoded by the coding sequence ATGCGCACAATCAGCATTTACTGGCTGATTGTGCTGTTTGCGATCTTTGTAGCGGGTCAGGCTGAGGCCCGCAAGATCTGGCCGGCATCGCTGACGGTGCAGTATCAGGGACAACCGGTCAGGTTGTCTTTTGAAAAGCTTCAGCAGGATGAGCCGGTGTATTCGCATCCTGCGATGGGGAACGCAGGTCTCCGGCTGAGCCATCGGGTCTTGTTTCGTCATGATAAATCACTGAATTTCAATCAGCTTGATGCCCTGAAAGACCGGCGAGTGGCCCGGGTGTTTGAGCTGGAGTCCGCCTATTGGTCCGTGGTGTTGACACAGGGGGCGGCAGACTCTCTGAGTCTGGTTGAGTCGTTACGGCATGCAGACGGGGTGACGTTGGCTGAACCTGATTTCCTGCAAGTTCGGCTGCATCGAAACCGGGAACCTGTATTTTCACCCAGCGTTCAGGCGAAAGCTGTCAGAACTCAGCTGTCTCTGACTCATTGGCCTGCGCAGGCGGGGGCGGGGATGCGGGTAGCTGTGATTGATGCGGCTTTCAGTCTATCGGATCCAACGCTGCAGCCAATGTTAGTGCTGTTTCATTACGATGTGGATCATCGTCGTGAACTTCCGCTGAACGCAAAAGCGTTAGCGGCGTTTCAGTTCGATACGCTACATGGCGATGGTGATTTAGCGATGATCTGGTCGCGGCATCCGGATTTTACCGGGCTGGCGCCGGATGCCAGTGCCATTTTATTACGCCGGGATAAAAACTGGACCTCAGATATTCTGATTGCGTTGCAACTGGCCTTTCTGAAGGATGCAGATTTGATTCAGGCAGCCTGGACATTGCCATTCACGCAGCAAGCGCTAACGGATGCGTTGCTCATGCTGAAAGCACAGGGGCGACATGGCAAAGGGCTGGTCGTGGTTGCTGCAGCCGGAAATCAGTCACAGAATCTGGATGCGAGTTTTGCGCTGGCGGCACAACCGCAGGTGCTGGCTGTGAATGCGGTAAGTGCGGGTACACAATGGCCCGCAACGGGCCGCAATCTTGCCACTGCCGTTGAAGTTCCCTATCAGGTTTATTCAAGTGCAACCCAGACATACAGTCTGGCGTATTCAAACACCTCTGCAGCCACGGCGGCAACCACGGGTGTACTGGCTGCCGTGCTGAGTGTTCAGCCCGCGCTGACGGCTGCTCAGTTACATTATTTGGTGTGCCAGTTCAGTCAGCCGGTTCTGGATGCACAAAGCCTGATGCAGCATGTGCAAAGGACGCAGAATCAAAATGTAAGGCTTTGA
- a CDS encoding acetyltransferase, which translates to MMMKIEQAKKKDHQKLIEIWESSVRATHDFLKESDLQALKPLILNQYFDAVDLKCVRNPDGEIMGFCGVHGDNIEMLFVSPDVRGKGVGSALVHHAIHVQSVKKVDVNEQNEQALGFYQHLGFTVTSRSPLDGQGNPYPILHLVLC; encoded by the coding sequence ATGATGATGAAAATAGAACAAGCGAAAAAGAAAGATCATCAGAAATTGATAGAGATTTGGGAATCTTCCGTCAGAGCGACTCACGACTTTCTGAAGGAATCTGATCTGCAGGCCCTGAAGCCGCTCATTCTGAATCAGTATTTCGATGCGGTAGACCTGAAGTGTGTCAGAAACCCGGATGGGGAAATCATGGGATTTTGTGGTGTACATGGTGACAATATTGAAATGCTTTTTGTTTCACCGGATGTCCGGGGCAAAGGTGTGGGTTCTGCATTGGTGCATCATGCCATTCATGTTCAGAGTGTAAAGAAAGTGGATGTTAATGAGCAAAATGAACAAGCGTTAGGGTTTTATCAGCATTTGGGGTTTACGGTGACCAGCCGTTCGCCGCTGGACGGGCAAGGTAACCCTTATCCTATATTGCATCTGGTGCTCTGCTGA
- a CDS encoding phage tail protein, whose amino-acid sequence MEPYIGNIQMFGAFFAPRNYALCNGQILDINQNQALYVLLGNTFGGTPQLNFQLPDLQGRMPVNPGTLKPSNTNLSQGQLGGLESVALLQSEMPAHNHVVNASSQVGDSPRPNNKKLTQPTVFAASAQNTSVYSLPANLVKMNGLAIGATGAGTAHNNMQPSTAVNFCIALTGIFPNRD is encoded by the coding sequence ATGGAACCTTATATCGGTAATATTCAGATGTTTGGGGCATTTTTTGCACCCAGGAACTATGCGTTGTGTAATGGCCAAATCCTGGATATCAACCAGAACCAGGCACTCTATGTGCTCTTGGGAAATACATTTGGCGGCACCCCGCAGTTGAATTTCCAATTACCGGATTTACAGGGGCGAATGCCGGTCAATCCCGGAACCCTCAAACCTTCAAACACGAATCTGAGTCAGGGACAACTTGGCGGCTTGGAGTCCGTTGCCTTGCTGCAATCAGAAATGCCTGCTCATAATCATGTCGTGAATGCTTCATCACAAGTGGGCGACTCGCCAAGACCAAATAATAAAAAGCTGACGCAGCCGACGGTCTTTGCAGCATCAGCCCAGAATACATCTGTTTATTCGTTACCTGCCAATCTGGTGAAGATGAATGGGCTGGCAATCGGTGCAACCGGTGCCGGTACTGCGCATAACAATATGCAGCCAAGTACCGCCGTGAATTTTTGCATTGCTTTGACCGGTATTTTCCCGAATAGAGATTGA
- a CDS encoding sulfotransferase — MRLDKACIRIGDVDITEITRHLKQLPDSAWKANTYRQNTYAVHKQTESLVLYFKTDEFTETNTELLSVMQPLLAPIFARFAQYYGYSKLDIAKLMFAKLPAGAEIAEHSDSAPIFARYHRVHVPIVTNDAVMFYLDQQPFHFKTGVMYDINNLGLHRVVNPSDEDRIHLIFDARPVKRIQNASSHLFILSPNNSGSSLMSAALSDCQNAITLPGEGHYIAGFAGPNPNRDNSHFVWSQFNTLNKLQCSKAYDWPAIRNLWSGVATPQSGTASIFVEKSPCNIARMAMLAEEFDDAKFLFLIRNPYAMFESVVRARRDLPEVESLAAQHVLWCFRQQEANLQQCQSPHLLIRYEDVCDSPEATAQTIRKFIPAFEDIDFIPPRWVKGQKSALENRNATQIARLTDNERAVAEAFFQPNAELFARFGYPV; from the coding sequence ATGCGTCTCGATAAAGCCTGCATCCGAATTGGTGATGTCGATATCACCGAAATCACCCGGCATTTGAAACAATTACCGGATTCCGCCTGGAAGGCAAATACTTATCGCCAAAACACCTATGCAGTGCACAAACAGACGGAAAGTCTGGTGCTGTATTTTAAAACCGATGAATTTACTGAAACTAATACGGAATTATTATCGGTCATGCAGCCTTTGCTGGCCCCGATATTTGCCCGTTTCGCGCAATACTATGGTTATTCCAAACTGGATATTGCGAAACTGATGTTTGCCAAATTACCGGCAGGTGCTGAAATTGCGGAACACAGTGACAGCGCACCGATATTTGCCCGGTACCACCGCGTTCATGTGCCAATAGTGACCAATGATGCCGTCATGTTTTATTTGGATCAGCAACCATTCCATTTTAAAACCGGGGTGATGTACGACATCAATAATCTTGGATTACACCGTGTGGTCAATCCCTCTGATGAAGACAGGATTCACCTGATTTTCGATGCCAGGCCCGTCAAACGTATTCAAAACGCCAGCAGCCACTTGTTTATCTTGAGCCCGAACAATTCCGGATCATCCCTCATGTCTGCTGCGCTCAGCGACTGTCAAAATGCCATTACCCTGCCTGGTGAAGGTCATTATATTGCCGGGTTTGCCGGACCGAATCCCAACCGAGATAACAGTCATTTTGTCTGGAGCCAATTCAATACACTGAATAAACTTCAGTGCTCCAAAGCTTACGACTGGCCGGCAATTCGCAACCTCTGGTCCGGCGTGGCAACGCCGCAATCCGGGACTGCCAGTATCTTTGTGGAAAAATCGCCCTGTAACATTGCCCGGATGGCGATGTTAGCTGAGGAGTTTGATGATGCGAAATTCCTCTTTCTGATCCGTAATCCATACGCCATGTTTGAATCAGTCGTCCGGGCCAGACGGGATTTACCAGAGGTTGAATCCCTGGCAGCACAACATGTTTTGTGGTGCTTCCGGCAGCAGGAAGCAAATTTGCAGCAGTGCCAATCTCCTCACCTGTTGATTCGTTATGAAGACGTCTGCGATTCACCGGAAGCGACTGCGCAGACAATCCGCAAATTTATTCCGGCGTTTGAAGACATCGACTTCATCCCGCCACGATGGGTGAAGGGTCAGAAGTCTGCGCTGGAAAATCGTAATGCGACGCAAATCGCCAGGCTGACGGACAATGAGCGGGCTGTCGCAGAAGCCTTTTTTCAGCCAAATGCGGAACTGTTTGCCCGATTTGGTTACCCGGTTTAA
- a CDS encoding GNAT family N-acetyltransferase: MQLQDLKLPGGLHVRPSNSSAADRIFLEQLHNERRDDLRLIDGERDFIESLIDMQFKAMNQGYGDQFPEALYFVIEYHKEAVGRAVLDFSQGKVHLIDIAFKREARGHGLGEAVIRSFMYSANQLKAPMMLSVQQINQGARQLYLKLGFTIEQAEPPYERMIWYPPSMRPVFAGV; this comes from the coding sequence ATGCAATTACAGGATTTAAAACTGCCGGGTGGTTTACATGTCCGGCCTTCGAACAGTTCGGCGGCAGACCGTATATTTCTGGAGCAATTACATAACGAGCGACGGGATGATTTGCGTTTGATTGACGGTGAACGTGATTTTATTGAGTCGCTGATCGACATGCAGTTCAAAGCCATGAATCAGGGCTATGGCGATCAGTTTCCTGAAGCTCTTTATTTTGTGATTGAGTATCACAAAGAAGCGGTTGGCAGAGCGGTGCTGGATTTTTCTCAGGGCAAGGTGCATCTCATTGATATTGCTTTTAAACGGGAAGCCAGAGGGCATGGTCTGGGCGAAGCCGTGATCCGGTCATTTATGTATTCAGCGAATCAGTTAAAGGCGCCCATGATGCTCTCGGTTCAGCAGATCAATCAGGGCGCAAGGCAGCTTTACCTGAAACTGGGATTTACCATTGAGCAGGCAGAGCCGCCTTATGAGCGGATGATTTGGTATCCGCCCAGCATGCGACCGGTCTTCGCTGGCGTATAA
- a CDS encoding NIPSNAP family protein, which yields MVTCYLRYVIDPYKVKEFEEYARMWIPLVNQFGGQHHGYFLPSEGASDIALALFSFPSLAAYEAYRNQAKDDPECIRAVQFAEETRCFLSYERSFFSPVFGESQ from the coding sequence ATGGTGACCTGTTATTTACGTTACGTGATTGACCCGTATAAAGTGAAAGAATTTGAAGAATATGCCCGGATGTGGATCCCGCTGGTGAATCAGTTTGGCGGTCAGCATCACGGCTATTTCCTGCCCTCAGAAGGTGCAAGTGATATCGCACTGGCGTTGTTTTCTTTTCCGAGTCTGGCGGCATACGAAGCGTATCGCAATCAAGCCAAAGATGATCCTGAGTGTATCCGCGCGGTTCAATTTGCGGAAGAAACCCGGTGTTTTCTGAGTTATGAACGAAGCTTTTTCAGTCCGGTTTTCGGGGAGAGTCAATGA
- a CDS encoding PHB depolymerase family esterase codes for MRQSISALFVIFAVLFIPVAASAPSLNNRAEKASGVVQQSIMIDGLQRSYYVHFPSVSRTPARLPLVLVLHGGGRGNGLTPARYMGFTALADREHFIVAYPNGVDAFWRDGRDLTFRGDIEGRVDDVAYISALIDRFVHQYHVDPKRVYVTGISNGGMMTLRLGCELSAKLAAIAPIAANTPRRIYNTCQPAASLPVLVMNGTADPLVPYDGGDVRFFRQRRGKVVSTQETVLFWRQQNQCRGMPETRQLPDRDTGDSSRVTRTIYGSSCPVEMYTVIGGGHTLPGSDLPDLPRILGQKNRDIDGAAVIWTFFKNHSR; via the coding sequence GTGCGTCAGTCAATCTCAGCTTTATTCGTCATCTTTGCCGTGCTGTTCATCCCGGTCGCAGCAAGTGCACCGTCGCTCAACAATCGGGCAGAGAAGGCTTCAGGTGTCGTGCAACAGTCCATCATGATTGATGGATTGCAACGCAGTTATTATGTTCACTTTCCATCGGTTTCCCGGACACCGGCCAGATTGCCTCTGGTGCTGGTGCTCCATGGCGGCGGAAGAGGGAATGGTCTCACGCCTGCCCGCTATATGGGATTTACGGCATTGGCAGACCGCGAACATTTCATTGTGGCATACCCCAATGGTGTAGATGCTTTTTGGCGTGACGGCAGAGACCTGACATTTCGTGGTGATATTGAAGGACGAGTTGATGATGTTGCGTATATTTCTGCGCTCATCGATCGTTTTGTTCATCAATATCATGTTGATCCGAAGCGGGTGTATGTCACCGGCATTTCCAACGGCGGTATGATGACCTTGCGCTTGGGATGTGAACTCAGTGCTAAATTGGCCGCCATTGCCCCGATTGCGGCCAATACTCCCAGGCGCATATACAATACCTGTCAGCCAGCAGCTTCGCTTCCTGTCCTTGTGATGAATGGTACGGCAGATCCTCTGGTACCTTATGATGGCGGGGATGTCCGTTTTTTTCGTCAAAGGCGGGGGAAAGTGGTTTCAACGCAAGAGACAGTGTTGTTTTGGCGACAGCAGAATCAGTGCCGTGGTATGCCAGAAACCCGACAATTACCGGATCGGGACACAGGTGACAGTTCGCGAGTGACCCGGACAATTTATGGAAGCTCATGTCCGGTGGAAATGTATACGGTCATTGGTGGCGGTCATACTCTGCCGGGCAGTGACTTGCCCGATCTTCCCCGGATTTTGGGACAGAAAAACAGAGATATTGACGGAGCAGCAGTCATCTGGACATTTTTTAAAAATCATTCGAGATAA
- a CDS encoding phage tail protein produces the protein MSTRFLSEITLFAGNYSPEQWAYCYGDVVPIVNNEALYSLLGTTNGGDGRTTFALPDLRGRVPVGMGQGKGLTLRNQGSRFGEESVVLDIKNLPEHTHSLIASSDSAVSPEPSSSFVLGKANQYFANPAAEDMVAMKTDAIASTGSGLAHNNMAPVLALNFIICTAGVYPQRS, from the coding sequence ATGTCTACACGTTTTCTGTCGGAAATTACGCTTTTTGCGGGTAACTATTCACCTGAGCAGTGGGCATATTGCTACGGTGATGTGGTGCCTATTGTGAACAATGAAGCGCTGTATTCGTTGCTTGGAACCACCAATGGCGGGGATGGTCGCACAACATTTGCTTTGCCTGATCTTCGGGGGCGCGTGCCGGTTGGGATGGGGCAGGGCAAAGGGCTGACACTCAGAAATCAGGGGAGTCGGTTCGGAGAAGAATCTGTGGTTCTTGACATTAAAAATCTGCCGGAACATACGCATTCACTCATCGCTTCTTCTGACAGCGCCGTCTCACCTGAACCCTCTTCCTCTTTTGTCCTGGGGAAAGCAAATCAGTATTTTGCCAATCCGGCGGCAGAAGACATGGTTGCTATGAAAACGGACGCGATTGCATCCACGGGCAGCGGCCTGGCGCACAATAATATGGCACCCGTGCTGGCGCTGAATTTTATTATCTGCACAGCGGGTGTTTACCCGCAAAGAAGCTGA
- a CDS encoding ester cyclase, with amino-acid sequence MSGLAEQALQFFDACETGKGWEVCKTYCHSDATFSAQAAALADIRTIQGYTEWTKGLFGPIPDGHYELRFFAEDSERACVAAYAVYHGTNTGPGGPVDPTGKTVAADYVYVMQFEGNLIRHMTKIWNDGFSLQQLGWV; translated from the coding sequence ATGAGTGGGTTGGCTGAACAAGCGCTGCAGTTCTTTGATGCGTGTGAAACAGGGAAAGGTTGGGAAGTTTGTAAAACCTATTGTCATTCCGATGCGACTTTTTCAGCGCAGGCTGCGGCGCTTGCTGATATCAGGACAATTCAGGGGTATACCGAATGGACGAAAGGTCTGTTTGGCCCGATACCCGATGGCCACTATGAGCTGCGTTTCTTTGCCGAGGACTCAGAGCGTGCCTGTGTGGCGGCTTATGCGGTCTATCACGGTACAAATACCGGACCGGGTGGCCCGGTTGATCCGACAGGTAAAACGGTGGCGGCGGACTACGTATACGTCATGCAGTTTGAGGGAAACCTCATCCGGCATATGACAAAAATCTGGAATGATGGCTTTAGCCTCCAGCAGCTGGGCTGGGTCTAA
- a CDS encoding TIGR03032 family protein — MTSCARFPMLLHSMKSSLLVSAHHLDCLFVISSDGETLRVEHVRVPQLLGIALRDDQQRLSLAAAHQLWEYRQVMSSSELVISPGHSTARDTIFYPCGSIMTGDLNTHDLAWGNEALFMVNTRFNCIAKAVYGKSFEYVWRPPFISELVAEDRCHLNGLAMKDGSPAYVSYFAASDVQYGWREGSSFDGQIMRIEDNQTVLSGLCLPHSPRLHQGYLYFCESGTGRLWRCLESSLPATKADLELVAEFDGFTRGLRLFGEMAFVGLSRVRKAKDGSSRHTDMPLLEKKNELLSGVSVIDIRNGHEIARLVFSGDLNQIYDVELLFGSNNPLFIDVYSDQRTEYFML; from the coding sequence ATGACCAGTTGTGCTCGTTTTCCAATGTTGCTGCATTCTATGAAAAGCAGTTTATTGGTGAGTGCTCATCATCTGGATTGTCTGTTTGTCATCAGCAGTGATGGGGAAACCCTCCGGGTTGAACATGTCCGGGTTCCTCAGTTACTCGGGATTGCATTGCGTGACGATCAGCAGCGGTTATCTCTGGCTGCAGCCCATCAGCTCTGGGAATACCGGCAAGTAATGTCATCTTCGGAACTGGTGATATCTCCGGGTCATTCGACGGCGCGGGATACCATTTTTTATCCCTGTGGTTCCATCATGACGGGTGACCTGAATACACATGATCTAGCCTGGGGAAATGAAGCGCTGTTCATGGTGAACACCAGATTTAATTGTATTGCCAAAGCAGTTTACGGGAAAAGTTTTGAATATGTCTGGCGGCCGCCGTTTATTTCAGAGCTGGTTGCTGAAGACCGCTGCCATCTGAACGGGCTGGCCATGAAAGACGGTTCGCCAGCTTATGTCAGTTATTTTGCAGCTTCGGATGTTCAGTACGGCTGGCGGGAAGGCAGTAGTTTCGATGGTCAGATTATGCGGATTGAGGATAATCAGACCGTGCTCAGTGGCCTGTGTTTGCCCCATTCGCCGAGACTTCATCAGGGATATCTGTATTTTTGTGAATCCGGTACCGGGCGGCTGTGGCGTTGTTTAGAGTCAAGTTTGCCTGCCACGAAAGCGGATCTGGAGCTGGTGGCCGAGTTTGATGGATTTACTCGCGGACTCCGGCTATTTGGTGAAATGGCTTTTGTCGGGTTATCCAGAGTCCGGAAGGCAAAAGACGGTTCTTCCCGGCACACGGATATGCCGCTTCTGGAGAAAAAAAACGAATTACTGTCCGGCGTGAGCGTGATTGATATCCGCAATGGTCATGAAATTGCACGTTTGGTGTTTTCAGGCGATTTAAACCAGATTTATGACGTTGAATTGCTGTTTGGCAGTAATAATCCACTATTCATTGACGTATATTCCGACCAAAGAACGGAATATTTTATGCTTTAA